In a single window of the Mesoplodon densirostris isolate mMesDen1 chromosome 16, mMesDen1 primary haplotype, whole genome shotgun sequence genome:
- the NIPSNAP2 gene encoding protein NipSnap homolog 2, which yields MAARVLRAGGAASAGSFLRRAGPCSLQPGLWKLASSNIRPREDSWLKSLFVRKVDPRKDAHSNLLAKKETSSLYKLQFHNVKPECLEAYNKICQEVLPKIHEDKHYPCTLVGTWNTWYGEQDQAVHLWRYEGGYPVLTEVMNKLRENQEFAEFRKARSNMLLSRKNQLLLEFSFWNEPVPRSGPNIYELRSYQLRPGTMIEWGNYWARAIRFRQDSNEAVGGFFSQIGQLYMVHHLWAYKDLQTREDIRNAAWHKHGWEELVYYTVPLIQEMESRIMIPQKSSPLQ from the exons ATGGCGGCGCGAGTGCTGCGCGCCGGTGGAGCGGCCTCGGCCGGCAGCTTTCTGCGGCGGGCCGGCCCCTGCAGCCTCCAGCCCGGGCTCTG GAAATTGGCGTCTTCCAATATCAGACCTCGAGAGGACAGCTGGTTAAAATCCTTATTTGTCCGGAAAGTTGATCCAAGGAAAGATGCTCACTCTAATCTCCTAGCCAAAAAGGAAACAAGCAGTCTGTACAAATTACAGT ttCACAATGTTAAACCGGAATGCCTAGAAGCATACAACAAAATTTG tCAAGAGGTGTTGCCAAAGATTCATGAAGATAAACATTACCCTTGTACTTTGGTGGGGACTTGGAACACGTGGTATGGCGAGCAGGATCAAGCTG ttcACCTCTGGAGGTATGAAGGCGGTTATCCAGTCCTCACGGAGGTCATGAATAAACTCAGAGAAAATCAG GAATTTGCGGAATTCCGTAAGGCGAGAAGCAACATGCTTCTCTCGAGGAAGAATCAGCTGCTATTGGAGTTCAGTTTCTGGAATGAACCTGTCCCACGGTCAGGACCGAATATATATGAACTCAGATCTTACCAGCTCCGA CCAGGAACTATGATTGAATGGGGCAATTACTG GGCTCGTGCAATTCGCTTCAGACAGGACAGTAATGAAGCAGTTGGAGGATTCTTCTCCCAGATTGGGCAGCTATATATGGTGCATCATCTTTGGg CTTACAAGGATCTTCAGACCAGGGAAGATATACGGAATGCAGCATGGCATAAACACGGCTGGGAAGAACTGGTATATTATACAG TCCCACTTATTCAGGAAATGGAATCCAGAATCATGATCCCACAGAAGAGTTCACCCCTCCAGTAA